The Arvicola amphibius chromosome 4, mArvAmp1.2, whole genome shotgun sequence genome includes the window CCAGTTTTCTTCACCATCTGAACCCAGAGACAAGCAGAACACGACGCCCTAGAACCAGTGTCCTATCTTCGCCCAACTCCCGTCTTCTAAAGGGGCCCTCTCTCCCATTCCTTGGTCTCAAAGTCATTACACCCCCAAATCAGTAAAAACCTCTCCCCGACTACAGAAGGAAGATGCGAGTCGGAAAAGGCGGGCAACGGAGTCCAGTGGCGCCCTACAGTTCCCCGAGACAGCAATTTCTCAGTTGCCCCTCCGGGCCCCTTTGCTTTGCACTGAAGTAGCCCAGCTGCGCCAAGAGTGAGCCACCAGGGACCTTGGCGAGTACAGGCTCCTGAGAGGGGCGGTTGAGTCCAGGGCGATAACAGCTAGCTCTGGAACAGTTGAGGGTGGAGAGCCTGGGGACCGATGGCCCCTTCCTTTGGAAAGCCGCTTGGGAGTCGGGGTAATAATAGATGATCCGTCGCTCCGCCGCACTTGGCACGTCTAGGGGTACCAAAATTCTTGATACTTGTTCTAGGAAGCGTCGGGTCCACAGGAAGATCCCGACGCCCAGTCCGAATCCGAACTCGAAGAGCCCGCCCGATAAGTGGGAGAGCCGCCTTCTAACCCCCACTCAGTCCTGAGTCTAAGCCTAGAGAAAACCAGGAGAGGGGTTGAGAGCTTGGCTGCGCTCCTTGAGTCCACAGCTGCTCCACTCGAGTGTGGAGGTGGACAGGGGTAGCGAGAATGCTTTGGAGGTTTGACAGTCGGGGCGCggcggggtgtggggggggggatgtcgcAGAGGAGTCCCGTGAGGCAGGCCTCGGTGGTTGGTTTTACAAAGCAACTATCATGCCGGCGGGAAGGCAGAGCTACTGAAGAGCTTCAGGGTTGCCGGGAGGtgcaagagaaagcagaaaggggagCGTTGGCACAGCTCTAAAAACCAACAATGCCATCCAACATAAGCCAAGTTCGGGGCAGCTTCTTCTCTCTTCGCTGGAAGAGGGTATTCTGTTTGTGGACCCGAATTCACTGCCAGTCCAACTGCGTTTCCGCGCACTTTTCTCCTAATATAGACCTGTGGAAGATCTGTCAACTGCATAGATGAAGTAACTCAAAAGGCAGATTCTGAAATATCATCTAGATATGGCTGCAGGAACACTCTTACTTCTCTCGAAATTCGAGTAATGCACCTTCCTAGCATCTCCCCCAAATAGCGGGCAAAAGTAACACCGCTTTGAGACAAATTTGGGTTAAgcttagaaaaaataaatcagtcGCTACAGTTAACTTGAGTGCTACTGGAAACTAGAATTATTAAAAGTTCAAGCCCTAAGGACCAGCATCTGACTCCCACAACTAGGCAGATCCGTCCCCCGCCTTGGTAGACGATGATCAGGAGTTTATAACGCAGACAAAATTAGGAAAGTGTATTAACCCTAAGGAGTGTACTCTGGTAGGTATGGTTCGCTGATGTCTGAAGAAACGAACTAGCTCAAGCCTGGAAAAAGAAAGGTCTGGGAGCCAGGCTACACTGCCAGTGCGCTGCACGCCTCCCTCCCCTGCAGCCGAGGTGCAGTACCCCCGCTGCAACCATCTCCCCCAGCTGCGGGAGCCCCGCGGTTTCCCACCtagtcatttgtttttgtttgtaaaagGTGTCTCCGGATCACAATTTTCTCACAACTTCTCGCCAGAGTTGCAACTCCTCACCCGAAGCGCTTCCCCACCCACTCCTTCTCGCGTCCTGGCGCCGCGCCTCCGGTTTCCCCCGCCCCCATCAGGAAACCGCCCGAATCAACTTTCCAAAAGAGCGCAGCGGGAGATCGACACTCGTGTCTCCCAGACACCCTGCCGGGTGGACTTTGGTTGGACTAGGGGAGGAGGCACCAAGAGACACGGGGGAGATTAAGCTGCCAAGCGCCCCCTACCTCTCCAAAGACTCGAACTGTGCCGGGGGCAATTTCCAGGCCAAAAGAGCAAGAAGAGGAGGGCTGTTGACACCTACTGAATTGCAGAGCCTGTGTACCTGGACCTCCCAAGCTACCAGACCCAGTTACACTCTAATCCCAACCAGGCTTtctccgcccccacccccacccccgtatGTTTGCCTTTACCCTCCCACGGAACTCTGGCCTCCCCCGCACCTTCTTTCATTCCCTGACACTGAAACCGACGCCTTACCAAACCTGGAAGGGGCCAGGACATCTCGCTGCCATCGCCGGTACCGCGCGGGGCTACCGCCACTGATCCTCTAAACGCGGTCTCCCCGCACTCTCCCCGGCCGGGGGGGAAAATGCAGAATGGTTTACGAAGAGACCGCGAGGCGCTGATTGGTCGCAGTTCGCCGTGACGTCGGCGGGCGCTGCATTAAGGCGAGGGGGCTTCCAGGGCTCAGCCAACAGCCAGGAACAGTGACCGAGCCGCTGGAGCTGGGAGAGACGCGCCGAAGACtgggccagaagaccagagaccTAGGGACGCGCGCTGGGAAAGAGCCAACAAGAAACCCGCTGACCGGACAGCGACACCGGCGAGCCGCACCGAACTGTTCCAGCCGCTGGCCTTCCGTAGCCGCTGCACCAGGACATTACTCTAAAGCTCTCCAAGACGCCCCCTCCCCTTGGCTCCTCCCTttgaaccagaaaaagaaaaagagaggaaaaaagaaaggaaggatactAGAAAGGAAAGCCAGATTTGCCACCACAACAAAAGGGGGTGGGAAAAAAAAGTCGAGAGACTGTGGGGCTGAAACGCAAGCCACGGGAGCGTGGGCCGAGCGATGCGGGGCTGCGCGCCCAAGCGGCCGCGAGTTGTGACTGAAGCCAGGATGCACGGCCAGGCACGGTGAAGAGCCAGATCACATTGCCTTCCCGAAGGAGTCCAGGCGCAGGGAGGGCCGCTGCGAGGACACGGAAGGCCGCCTGGCAGGCCAACGGCCCAGGTGACAGGGCTGGGGCGGTGGGGAGTGAGCGAGTGCGCCCGGCTGCGTCCGCCCGAAGttgtcccttttcatttttgactgGCAAAAACACTCTCCAAAGGGGGGTGGGGACCTAAGCATCAACTACAATCAACAAATCTACTCAACCTGCCCTTTCTCCCATCCCTTGGCCTGCCCTCGACCCCTTCCCAGGCCCAGCGCCGTCGCCCAGACTGTCCCGACTCTCTGCAAGAAGCCGGCAACGTAGGATCCAAAGTGTTCTACTcctgtattcttttctttccgtgtttttttttttaaagcgaaAAACCCGGTGGTGGGCGGTCTGGCACGCACACATAACCTGCCTTCATACTTCGACAAAAGCAGATGCACTTTGACTTCTGACAGCTCTACCTCAAGCCGGAGAGAACCCAGCGTCGCTTTTTTGAATCCCGAGCTCCTGCCGTCTTTCTTTTAAcctgtttcaattttatttatttccgtCCCGCCCCCTTTCTCGGTGACCTTCACTCCTTCTCCGGCTTTGGGCAGAAGGGCCGCTTTCTTGTCCGCTGGAGACTGATTTTCCTCGCCTGGTGAGCTGAGGTGGCGCTGCTCCACCTCCGCGGCCCTGGGATTCCCGGGCTGCCCCCTACCAGCCTGGTCTCTCCCCTTTTGATTTGCTGGtgcggttttttttttctttcccgaCTTGAgcgggtttttttcttttttggaggagCTGGGAAGCTCAGGCTGGTTGTCTTCAGGAGTCATCTCCTCGATTCTATTTGCCCCATCGATCGGAGCCTCACCGGACCAAACCAAAGACCATGGTGCACTGTGCGGGCTGCAAAAGGCCCATCCTGGACCGTTTCCTCTTGAACGTGCTGGACAGGGCCTGGCACGTCAAGTGCGTCCAGTGCTGTGAATGTAAATGCAACCTGACCGAGAAGTGCTTCTCCCGGGAAGGCAAGCTCTACTGTAAAAACGACTTCTTCCGGTGAGTACTTCCCTCCCGCGCCTCTGCTGCTCCCTCCCCACGGGCCCTTCCTGGCCGGCTTCGGATCAGAGGTCAGCGTAGCCGCCTTAGGAGCTGCCTTTTCTCTCGGGCAGCCAAGTCCCTCTGGCTTCTACCTCTTAGCAAGTTGGGATGCCGAGATATCTGTCCTACTTGGTAATGGAAAGTGTGGTCCGTGTTTGGCTGCAAGTGCCTAGAAAAGAAAGGGTCTGAGCCGACTTCAGCTCAGAAGCCCCTCCACATCGCTGGAGAGGTACAGCAGCCTCGGGGTTGCAGCTCCCGCTCGCCTTTCCCGAACCGAAGCTCTCCTACAACCAACCGCCTTTTTCGGGCCTCCCAGATAGCTGCTCCTTCAAAGTTAAGCTCAGAAGCTCCGGCTTTTCCTTCTCTGAGAGGTCTTTTCCAAACTAGAGTCCCGGTGGTCTGTGTGGAAAAAAGCCGCAATGAAGAGCCCGCCCTTGAGGCCAATCCGGTATGCCTGGGGTCTCCCTAAACATTGATTGGCCTATAAGCGTAGACCTGGGAGAACGGTACGGTGCTGGCCTTGGTCCAATGCCCAGCGGCGGCTCCTCTTCGCGGCCTTTCCAGCCGATTCCCCATCAGGAAGGCCACCTTCTGGCGAACACGCGGCTCGTTAGAGCCGGGAAAATTCTCCTCTGTTTACCattttgcttgtattttcttAAACTGATTATTTGCCACAATCAAAGCTGAACAGGGAAGAATGGCCTCAAATGTAAATTGTATTTTCCACTGGTTTAAAATTCCACACTTTATTCCgctattttggtttggtttggtttgtgagGATTGATCAAATCTGGGAAAGAGTTTGAAGCCACCGGGCCTCCTTTGCCCGAAGGACCAGGAAGCTCAGTCCCCAGTGACCGTTCGGGACGCGCGGCTCCTGTTTGTAGAGGACCTATGAAGCTAAGGGAGGTGCGAGCTGCTATTGCGGAAAGGCTGAGCTTTGGGGCTTCGGCAGACTGCTCGGGTTTTTACAAGGGCTGGATCCGTGCCGGAGAGCGCTAGCCCCACCGGCTTGCGGGGCTCTCTCGGAGCTTGGTTAGCGGCTAAGCTCAGCGGGACTCATGAAGCCCGCTCAACCCGGCTGCGACTCCCGCTAGCGCCAATCTGCCAGGCTTTTGCGCACGATCGTGGCAACTGCCCAGCTACAGCCACCAGGCTCTCTCGGAGTCAGTGTTTGTTTATTCTGGGCGGGATCGGACTTTGCCAATCCGCGCCTATGCTCAGGTCTTTTTGTGgtgaaagaaagacaaagctaGCAGTATAAAGCGGGACCTTTCTGCGGAGCTCTTCGCTCGAATAGACTTCTCTGAATCTAATCGGAAAATGTGTGCTCGGTTTCCCTGCTGCCTTTGTAGCCACTTGGAAACCTTTTCTCACGACGCTTTTTTTCCTGGGGGATAATGTCGAGGCATGAGGTTAGAGGTTAGGGGCAGTTGGGCGGTTAACACTGACCGAAtgttttccctcccttttccctgaTGTCCCGtgatctctcctgcctcctcttatgtttaataaatttttatatttattctctctccttcctctggcgGCTTTTATTTCACCCTGTCTGCTGTACTTCTCTCTCTCCGCACATCCTACGCAGATGTTTCGGTACCAAATGCGCGGGTTGTGCGCAGGGCATATCTCCAAGCGATCTGGTGCGGAGAGCGCGAAGCAAAGTCTTTCACCTCAACTGCTTCACGTGCATGATGTGTAACAAGCAGCTTTCCACCGGCGAGGAGCTCTACATCATCGATGAGAACAAGTTCGTTTGTAAAGAGGATTACCTGAGTAACAGCAGTGTCGCCAAAGAGAACAGCCTCCACTCTGGTGAGACCAGGATTCCCAACTGGCTAGAGGGTGGGTAtcggggaagaaagaaaggacccTGCTCATCACTCCTTTTTATCTTCCCAGCCACCACAGGCAGTGACCCTAGTTTATCTCCGGATTCCCAAGACCCATCGCAGGATGATGCCAAGGACTCGGAAAGTGCCAACGTGTCGGACAAGGAAGGTGGGAGCAATGAAAACGATGACCAGAACCTAGGTGCCAAGCGCAGAGGACCCCGAACCACGATCAAAGCCAAGCAGTTGGAGACTTTGAAGGCAGCCTTTGCAGCTACACCCAAGCCCACACGCCACATCCGTGAGCAACTGGCCCAGGAGACTGGCCTCAACATGCGGGTCATCCAGGTCAGAACCCTGGTTGGCCACTCTGTTCCCCAAAGGCTCACATGGCCACTAAAGGAACCTAGGCTGAGCCTGGGAGAGCCCAGAGTTTTGGGGGTAGGAGAAGAAGTGAGTGGGACTAGGAAAAAGCTGTCCTGATATATTGCAATATGAGAAAAAAAGCCCCACAGAGGTGACAGTGGctaaggggtgggggtggctggaGAGCGGGCCATAAAGCTGGAGGAAAACACAATGTCGTGGCAACAGCTAAAGTCCATCTTTCTGTACACAGCTTGTCCCTTTCTCGCCCTTGTTAAGGAGCAGAGAGGTGGCTGTGGGGTCCAGAGTCATTCAGTTCCTCCCGGTTCTGTACAATAAGCTCTCCCTCTATTTCCCCAACCCCAAATTTGTGCATTTCGAGCCCCAGTTAGAAAGGCGCCAGTGCAGAGGCTTGTCCTCCCCAAGGATTGAAGGAGTGCCCAGGATTGaaggagagatggtttggtgggaAGCCGGCTCTGCCTAGATGCAGCCTAATGTAGGATGGGGAGGCTAAGCCTTCTATAGATATCTGGGCCACTGCATTGGGAAGAAGCCAAACTAGAGTGTGTCTCGTATACCAGGAGTCTGGCCCTGCCAGTACTGTATGTCTAATCAAAGTGCCTAGAGGCCAGGTGAGGGTGTGGGTGGATGTGCCTGTCCAAGTATTGGAAGGGCAGCCTCTGGGAGGCTGTGTGAACCTGTGCTCATGAATATGGGTTTGGGTGCCTGTCACTATTGGAGAGAGGCTGTGTCTAAGTATGTTTGGCACGTCGAGATTTTGTGTGGGTGTGGAAAGGAGATTGTGGGTTTTGGTGTCATTACCCTTGGGAAACAATCAGCAGAAAgctttctgtatctctgtcacTACATGATATGGGGGTAGGGACCAACAAGAGACCCTGAAAGGGAAGCTGTGTATGTGATACTATTTTGAAGCATTTCAATGTCTATGATCCCTAAGATAATATAATGCTAAGCGTGTGATTGCTGGAAATAGTGGGACTACAAAATCAGACAAGGCAGTAAGTAGTCTGCTCAGCTCTCTTCTTGGGAATCCTGCACACCTACCCTTGGCCTGGTACTATTCAttcagagaccacacacacacacacacacacacacacacacacacacacacacacacctagtggCAGTGGAGGAATGAGTGACTGGGCCCCCGTTGCATACCGGGCTGGCCAGTGAGGTCTCCGCGGTCTCATCCTGTGCCTGTGTGCTTCAGGTCTGGTTCCAGAATCGACGTTccaaggagaggaggatgaagCAGCTGAGCGCGCTGGGCGCGCGGCGCCACGCCTTTTTCCGCAGTCCCCGCCGGATGCGGCCGCTGGTGGACCGCCTGGAGCCCGGCGAGCTCATCCCCAACGGCCCCTTCTCCTTTTACGGAGGTGAGTGTGGCCAAGCGGCAAGGTGGGCCCAGGCTTGAGCCGGCTTCGCTGGAAGCGGGTGGCAGTGCAGGAAGTACCGCTTGCTTTCTGTTGAGGGGTAGGGGCAAAGACCCGGAGCAAGTCAGGGGAGGTGGTTGAAGTCCCAGCTCTGGTGAGAAAAGGGTCCCAGGAAGGGAGAAGCTCTGAGTTTTATGCCAAATCTCCTCTCCTGCTCTGGTGCCTCTCCAACAGCCAGTTCCCCGAGCTGCCCTGAGATGCCCGCTGCCAGGTCTTTCCTGCCCTGTGGTCTCACAAGACCCGGGATTGTACTCTGACACCTCTTTTCTGGTCGGCAGATTACCAGAGCGAGTACTATGGTCCCGGGGGCAACTACGACTTCTTCCCTCAAGGACCGCCATCCTCGCAGGCCCAGACGCCAGTGGACCTACCCTTTGTGCCATCATCTGGGCCTTCAGGGACGCCGCTGGGAGGTCTGGACCACCCGCTGCCTGGCCACCACCCTTCCAGCGAGGCACAGCGATTCACCGACATCTTGGCACATCCACCAGGGGACTCGCCTAGTCCTGAGCCCAGCCTGCCCGGGCCTCTCCACTCCATGTCAGCGGAGGTCTTCGGACCCAGTCCACCCTTCTCATCTCTGTCCGTCAATGGCGGGGCCAGCTACGGGAACCACCTGTCCCATCCTCCTGAAATGAACGAGGCAGCCGTGTGGTAGCGGGGCCTCGCATGGGCCACGGGATTTCGTGGTTGTACAGAGACTACAGAGACGaacttttatttaagaaaaaaaataggaaaaaaaacatataaaaagcaagcctcctgctcctcttcttccagcctctggGACCATTCTCAGTATGGGGGAGACTGGAAGGCAAAGGGGGTCCAAAA containing:
- the Lhx1 gene encoding LIM/homeobox protein Lhx1, whose protein sequence is MVHCAGCKRPILDRFLLNVLDRAWHVKCVQCCECKCNLTEKCFSREGKLYCKNDFFRCFGTKCAGCAQGISPSDLVRRARSKVFHLNCFTCMMCNKQLSTGEELYIIDENKFVCKEDYLSNSSVAKENSLHSATTGSDPSLSPDSQDPSQDDAKDSESANVSDKEGGSNENDDQNLGAKRRGPRTTIKAKQLETLKAAFAATPKPTRHIREQLAQETGLNMRVIQVWFQNRRSKERRMKQLSALGARRHAFFRSPRRMRPLVDRLEPGELIPNGPFSFYGDYQSEYYGPGGNYDFFPQGPPSSQAQTPVDLPFVPSSGPSGTPLGGLDHPLPGHHPSSEAQRFTDILAHPPGDSPSPEPSLPGPLHSMSAEVFGPSPPFSSLSVNGGASYGNHLSHPPEMNEAAVW